In a genomic window of Gemmobacter fulvus:
- a CDS encoding site-specific DNA-methyltransferase has protein sequence MAKKPIEVETLTHDATRKNIPTAEFESIMREQDKTPIQLAYARRNADLDPQLVWRGKDMEDWSDLIVQAPPLYIQEKVHPKVLIDDLKRQTKSRTDAQATKAAPQFDMFADFNGLPDAEAATEFYQHDQHWSNRMISGDSLSVMASLAEREGLRGQVQCIYFDPPYGIKFNSNFQWSTTSRDVKDGDKTHVTREPEQVRAFRDTWKDGIHSYLTYLRDRLTVARDLLSDSGSIFVQIGDENVHRVRALMDEVLGDENCVSQITFVKTSGQTSGELANISDYILWYARSKERMKFRQPFIVKAVGGDGAGAYTRVREADLSIRSIAKSEKDNIETLPVGARVFRVSDLTSPKPPGSFPVNFLGKVATPGKGYWKTHETGIGRLIKSARVFPTDTKIYYSRFIDDFSVYSHSNNWTDTVIAGFASDKRYIVETSTKVVERCIVMATDPGDLVLDPTCGSGTTAYVAEQWGRRWITIDTSRVAVALARSRLMGARYPYYLLADSPEGQRKEAEITRTLPKTAATYGSIRQGFVYDRVPHITLKSIANNAEIDVIWERMQPAVETAIDDLNTALRGHGTPFKVEQGGRAGAKIDFTASGEVKLPSGDMAPANGFMEWEIPREALSGWPVNAQQALKLFWDARIARQREIDASIAAKADYEYLYDKPYTDTSKVRVAGPFTVESLSPHRTLTMDWNDELVDLHEAAEGKRKAAERDDRAEDFAQMILENLKAAGVQQAHKEDRLSFTALTGWPGHYLCAEGQFMEGDRQRRAGIFIGPEFGTVSRPDLVAAAREAGEAGFDVLIACAFNYDAHSAEFDKLGRVPVLKARMNPDLHMGGDLKSTGAGNLFVIFGEPDIRHVVGKTPECASEIARRLKCNSAIAETLASLSGSKDEGAKEALARQKTEQAKNIRFIEAAEALPDGQVLVEISGVDVFKPQTGEVQSEGTDGIALWMLDTDYNEESFFVRHAYFLGANDPYKALKTSLKAEIDEDAWESLYSDISRPFPKPKSGRIAVKVINHLGDEVMKVFAVE, from the coding sequence ATGGCCAAGAAACCCATAGAGGTCGAAACCCTCACCCATGACGCCACGCGCAAGAACATCCCGACGGCGGAGTTCGAAAGCATCATGCGCGAGCAGGACAAGACGCCGATCCAGCTGGCCTATGCGCGGCGCAATGCGGATCTCGATCCTCAGCTGGTCTGGCGCGGCAAGGATATGGAGGATTGGTCGGATCTGATCGTTCAGGCGCCGCCGCTCTATATTCAGGAGAAGGTCCACCCCAAGGTGCTGATCGACGATCTGAAGCGGCAGACGAAATCGCGAACGGATGCGCAGGCGACGAAGGCTGCCCCGCAGTTCGACATGTTCGCCGATTTCAACGGCCTGCCCGATGCCGAGGCCGCGACCGAGTTCTACCAGCACGATCAGCACTGGTCGAACCGGATGATCTCGGGCGACAGCCTGTCGGTGATGGCGTCACTGGCGGAACGGGAGGGGCTGCGCGGTCAGGTGCAGTGCATCTATTTCGACCCGCCCTATGGCATCAAGTTCAACTCCAACTTCCAGTGGTCCACCACCTCGCGCGATGTGAAGGATGGCGACAAGACCCATGTGACGCGCGAGCCCGAACAGGTCCGCGCCTTTCGCGACACCTGGAAGGACGGCATCCATTCCTACCTGACCTACCTGCGCGACCGGCTGACCGTGGCGCGCGATCTGCTGAGCGACAGCGGCAGCATCTTCGTGCAGATCGGCGACGAGAACGTCCACCGTGTGCGGGCGCTGATGGATGAAGTGCTTGGGGATGAGAATTGCGTGAGCCAAATCACCTTCGTAAAAACCTCAGGCCAAACTTCCGGCGAGCTAGCAAACATCTCTGACTATATTTTGTGGTATGCTCGCAGCAAAGAGCGGATGAAGTTTCGCCAACCTTTCATCGTCAAGGCTGTCGGTGGCGACGGCGCTGGCGCATATACACGAGTTCGCGAAGCAGACTTATCAATCAGATCAATCGCAAAGTCAGAGAAAGACAATATTGAAACGCTTCCTGTTGGCGCGCGAGTGTTTCGGGTCAGTGATTTGACAAGTCCAAAACCGCCCGGATCGTTTCCTGTAAATTTCTTGGGAAAGGTCGCGACACCTGGCAAAGGTTATTGGAAAACCCACGAGACGGGTATTGGCAGACTGATAAAATCGGCGCGCGTGTTTCCGACAGATACTAAGATCTACTATTCTCGATTCATCGACGATTTTTCCGTTTACTCACATTCAAACAATTGGACTGACACTGTCATCGCGGGTTTTGCGTCTGACAAACGATACATCGTAGAAACGTCCACAAAAGTCGTCGAACGCTGCATCGTGATGGCCACCGACCCCGGCGATCTGGTGCTCGATCCCACCTGCGGCTCTGGCACCACGGCCTATGTCGCCGAACAATGGGGGCGACGCTGGATCACCATCGACACCTCTCGCGTCGCCGTGGCCCTCGCCCGGTCCCGCCTGATGGGCGCGCGCTATCCCTATTACCTGCTGGCAGACAGCCCCGAAGGTCAGCGCAAGGAAGCCGAGATCACCCGCACCCTGCCCAAGACTGCCGCCACCTACGGCTCGATCCGGCAGGGTTTCGTCTATGACCGCGTGCCGCATATCACGCTGAAATCCATCGCCAACAACGCCGAGATCGATGTGATCTGGGAGCGGATGCAGCCCGCGGTCGAAACCGCCATCGACGATCTGAACACCGCCCTGCGCGGGCATGGCACCCCTTTCAAGGTGGAACAGGGCGGCCGCGCCGGTGCGAAGATCGACTTCACCGCCAGCGGCGAGGTGAAGCTTCCCTCGGGCGATATGGCGCCTGCGAACGGTTTCATGGAATGGGAAATCCCGCGTGAGGCACTTTCGGGCTGGCCAGTCAATGCGCAGCAGGCGCTCAAGCTGTTCTGGGATGCGCGGATCGCCCGGCAACGCGAGATCGACGCATCGATCGCTGCGAAGGCGGATTACGAATATCTCTACGACAAGCCCTATACCGATACCTCCAAGGTGCGTGTGGCCGGCCCCTTCACGGTCGAAAGCCTTTCCCCGCATCGGACACTGACGATGGACTGGAACGACGAGCTGGTCGATCTGCACGAAGCCGCCGAGGGCAAGCGCAAGGCGGCAGAGCGGGACGACCGCGCCGAAGATTTCGCCCAGATGATCCTGGAGAACCTTAAGGCCGCAGGCGTCCAGCAGGCGCACAAGGAAGACAGGCTCAGCTTCACCGCGCTGACCGGCTGGCCCGGTCACTACCTGTGCGCCGAAGGTCAGTTCATGGAAGGTGATCGCCAGCGCCGCGCCGGTATCTTCATCGGTCCAGAATTCGGCACGGTCAGCCGCCCTGATCTGGTGGCGGCCGCGCGGGAAGCTGGTGAGGCCGGCTTCGACGTGCTGATCGCCTGCGCCTTCAACTACGACGCCCATTCGGCCGAGTTCGACAAGCTGGGTCGCGTGCCGGTGCTGAAGGCGCGGATGAACCCGGACCTGCATATGGGCGGTGATCTGAAATCGACCGGCGCGGGCAACCTGTTCGTGATCTTCGGCGAGCCGGATATCCGCCACGTAGTTGGCAAGACGCCAGAATGTGCGTCTGAGATTGCGCGACGACTGAAGTGCAATTCTGCCATCGCCGAAACTCTCGCAAGTCTCTCTGGAAGTAAAGATGAGGGCGCCAAGGAAGCATTGGCGCGCCAAAAGACCGAGCAAGCGAAGAACATTCGTTTCATCGAAGCCGCCGAGGCGCTGCCCGATGGTCAAGTGCTGGTCGAAATCTCTGGCGTGGATGTGTTCAAACCGCAGACCGGCGAGGTGCAGTCTGAAGGCACTGACGGCATCGCGCTGTGGATGCTGGACACGGATTACAATGAAGAGTCATTCTTCGTCCGCCACGCGTATTTCCTCGGCGCGAACGATCCCTACAAGGCGCTGAAGACCTCTCTGAAAGCCGAAATCGACGAGGACGCTTGGGAAAGCCTGTATTCCGACATCTCGCGCCCCTTCCCGAAGCCGAAATCGGGAAGGATTGCAGTGAAGGTGATCAATCATCTCGGGGACGAGGTGATGAAGGTATTTGCAGTGGAGTGA
- a CDS encoding BPTD_3080 family restriction endonuclease — MTDLFFQKPILNSPYEFPDRHWELDGDGQPTSQVLNNRRRSDLITPVPKPKKRRASSSQGSFALSDPAGISSEEQEYNPTPIINEVRRFVEDWRNLPNPEQWMVTPETARLLQHWRHHQFQGVRPFFCQIEAVETAIWLTEVAPKLGPRAAKFWAHLKGANAQANPELMRLALKLATGAGKTTVMAMIIAWQTVNAVRHPNSKTFSRGFLLVAPGITIRDRLRVLLPNDPESYYGNREIVPSDMLADIDKAKIVITNYHAFKLRERVNLSKGTRTALAGWRGEEIQTLESEGQMLQRVMPELMGMKNIVVLNDEAHHCYRERIQDAPGETEDDLKGDEKAEAKEQNEAARMWISGLEAVKRKLGVSLVYDLSATPFFLRGSGWVEGTLFPWTMSDFSLMDAIECGIVKLPRVPVADNIPGGDTPKFRNLWDYIGKKLPKKGRSGGKSLDPLSLPPELLTAMEALYGHYEKTFELWEQKDIGVPPVFIVVCNNTATSELVYKYISGFDRANDDGSVTLENGRLALFRNYDDFGNRLPRPNTILIDSAQLESGNALDKDFREIAADEIERFKRELIERSGDMTAGDNIDESTLLREVMNTVGKKGKLGEQIRCVVSVSMLTEGWDANTVTHVLGVRAFGTQLLCEQVIGRALRRQSYELNDDNKFNVEYADVLGIPFDFAATPTVSPPQPPRPTIRVHAVKPERDALEITFPRVEGYRVELPEERLEAAFGPDHVLELTPQLLGPSITRNQGIIGEGVDLTIDHLENTRRSTIPFHLARHLLYTKYRDPGDNPKMHLFGPLKRIARQWLDSCLVCTGGTYPAQLLYQEIADMAAERIKAAITESLQGDYPVKAILDAYNPTGSTAYVNFTTSKELRWQTDPKKSHVNWVICDSDWEAEFARVVEAHPRVLSYVKNQNLGLEVPYLYGSTPRRYLPDFIVQVDDGQPEPLSLIVEVKGYRGEDAKDKANAMRSYWVPGVNNLGRFGRWAFAEFTSVYKMEEEFAKLLDSLGAGEVVIE, encoded by the coding sequence ATGACCGACTTGTTCTTTCAGAAGCCTATTCTGAACTCCCCGTATGAATTTCCAGATCGGCACTGGGAACTCGACGGTGATGGGCAGCCGACCAGCCAGGTCCTCAATAACCGTCGACGCTCCGACCTGATTACCCCGGTGCCAAAGCCGAAGAAGCGCCGAGCCAGTTCCAGTCAGGGAAGCTTCGCTCTTTCGGACCCTGCAGGGATCTCCTCCGAAGAGCAGGAATACAATCCTACACCGATCATCAACGAGGTGCGGCGTTTCGTCGAAGACTGGCGTAACCTGCCCAACCCAGAGCAGTGGATGGTTACGCCGGAAACGGCTCGGCTCCTGCAGCACTGGCGGCACCATCAGTTCCAAGGTGTCCGCCCATTCTTTTGTCAGATTGAAGCTGTCGAGACCGCAATCTGGCTGACTGAGGTTGCGCCGAAGCTGGGACCGCGGGCAGCGAAGTTCTGGGCGCATCTCAAGGGAGCCAATGCTCAAGCAAACCCGGAACTGATGCGACTTGCGCTCAAACTTGCGACTGGCGCAGGCAAGACCACGGTTATGGCGATGATCATCGCTTGGCAGACGGTCAACGCGGTCCGACACCCGAATAGCAAGACCTTCTCGCGGGGGTTCCTGTTGGTAGCACCAGGCATCACAATCCGTGACCGGCTCCGGGTTCTTCTGCCGAACGATCCGGAAAGCTATTATGGCAACCGCGAGATCGTGCCCTCTGACATGCTGGCCGATATCGACAAGGCCAAGATCGTCATCACCAACTATCACGCTTTCAAGCTACGTGAGCGGGTGAACCTGTCGAAAGGCACCCGCACCGCCCTCGCAGGTTGGCGTGGCGAGGAAATCCAGACTCTGGAATCAGAAGGTCAGATGCTGCAGCGGGTCATGCCCGAGCTCATGGGTATGAAGAACATCGTCGTGCTGAACGACGAGGCGCATCATTGCTACCGCGAGCGTATCCAAGATGCCCCCGGGGAAACCGAGGATGATCTGAAGGGCGACGAAAAGGCTGAGGCCAAAGAACAGAACGAAGCTGCTCGGATGTGGATCTCGGGGCTCGAGGCAGTGAAGCGCAAGCTTGGCGTCTCTCTGGTCTACGATTTGTCGGCGACGCCCTTCTTCCTGCGCGGATCGGGCTGGGTCGAAGGCACGCTCTTCCCCTGGACGATGAGCGATTTCTCCCTGATGGATGCCATCGAATGTGGTATCGTGAAGCTGCCGCGTGTGCCGGTGGCCGACAACATCCCTGGAGGTGACACGCCGAAGTTCCGAAACCTCTGGGACTATATCGGGAAGAAACTGCCGAAGAAGGGGCGATCAGGTGGCAAGTCCCTCGACCCACTCAGCCTGCCGCCTGAGCTTCTCACGGCGATGGAGGCGCTCTACGGTCACTACGAGAAGACCTTCGAGCTTTGGGAGCAGAAAGACATCGGCGTGCCGCCGGTCTTCATCGTCGTCTGCAACAACACAGCTACATCCGAACTGGTCTACAAATATATCTCGGGCTTCGACCGCGCGAATGACGATGGATCGGTCACCCTCGAAAACGGCCGCCTCGCCCTGTTCCGTAACTATGATGATTTCGGTAACCGGCTCCCGCGACCGAACACCATCCTGATCGACAGTGCACAACTGGAGTCCGGCAATGCGCTTGACAAGGACTTCCGCGAGATAGCGGCAGACGAGATCGAGCGCTTCAAGAGAGAGCTGATCGAACGCAGCGGCGACATGACCGCGGGCGACAATATCGATGAGTCCACCCTGCTGCGTGAGGTGATGAACACCGTCGGCAAGAAGGGCAAGCTGGGCGAACAGATCCGCTGTGTCGTCTCGGTCTCGATGCTGACCGAAGGCTGGGACGCCAATACTGTGACCCATGTTCTCGGTGTGCGCGCCTTCGGCACCCAGCTTCTGTGCGAACAGGTCATCGGTCGGGCGCTGCGGCGTCAGTCTTACGAGCTGAATGACGACAACAAGTTCAACGTGGAATATGCCGATGTCCTCGGCATACCTTTCGACTTTGCAGCCACGCCGACGGTCTCTCCTCCGCAGCCGCCGCGGCCTACGATCCGCGTGCATGCGGTGAAACCCGAACGCGACGCGTTGGAGATCACCTTCCCCCGCGTAGAAGGCTACCGCGTCGAACTGCCGGAAGAGCGGTTGGAAGCTGCCTTCGGTCCAGATCATGTTCTGGAACTGACACCCCAGCTGCTTGGCCCCTCCATCACCCGCAACCAGGGGATCATCGGCGAGGGTGTCGATCTGACCATTGACCACCTGGAGAACACGCGGCGATCCACCATTCCCTTCCACCTCGCCCGGCACCTTCTCTACACCAAATACCGCGACCCCGGTGACAACCCGAAGATGCACCTCTTCGGTCCTCTGAAGCGCATCGCCCGCCAGTGGCTCGACAGCTGCCTCGTCTGCACTGGTGGAACCTATCCCGCACAGCTCCTCTACCAGGAAATCGCCGACATGGCGGCCGAGCGGATCAAGGCTGCCATCACCGAAAGTCTGCAGGGCGACTATCCGGTCAAGGCGATCCTCGACGCCTACAACCCGACGGGATCGACCGCCTACGTCAATTTCACCACCTCGAAGGAATTGCGCTGGCAGACAGATCCGAAGAAGTCGCACGTCAACTGGGTGATCTGTGACAGCGACTGGGAAGCAGAATTCGCCCGGGTGGTCGAGGCGCATCCCCGCGTCCTCTCCTACGTCAAGAACCAGAACCTCGGGCTGGAAGTGCCCTATCTCTACGGCTCCACCCCGCGGCGATACCTGCCCGATTTCATCGTGCAAGTGGACGACGGCCAGCCGGAACCACTGAGCCTGATCGTCGAGGTCAAAGGTTACCGAGGGGAAGATGCCAAGGACAAGGCCAACGCCATGCGCAGCTACTGGGTGCCGGGCGTGAACAACCTCGGTCGCTTCGGTCGCTGGGCGTTTGCCGAATTCACCTCTGTCTACAAGATGGAGGAGGAATTCGCGAAGCTGCTCGACTCCCTTGGAGCTGGCGAGGTCGTGATCGAATGA